A window of the Scophthalmus maximus strain ysfricsl-2021 chromosome 8, ASM2237912v1, whole genome shotgun sequence genome harbors these coding sequences:
- the ptpn9b gene encoding tyrosine-protein phosphatase non-receptor type 9 isoform X3 — MTNSSYGNFDYELCVKILNLLKGAFPARLKCVFIVSSPLWFRAPFAVLRLFVREKLRERVCTVKAHELASHIPVSSLPEHLGGTSQYSHVAWIQSCVNIQTNTDQGDTQEHDTHDCVGSLLRSYSLDCSNTSAGATLSHTHINTQLGSELAVANSNCYDDNNANPHNHCSVVEGRTRGLGQYQQSPHSAANNRLQGNHQHWNGSAVSEANMAVSGSSPNANVNGRARQAPPQSDTPPDTPLSQKGDGDAGDCKATDSAHRPQNEGVKEEEEEEEEEEEEEGVPPLPQKSLPRPAQPPSSQSALSSSCVLDDEERCMEVSVHVPEQGGMSVHELVDHVKRRKKKGIYQEYEEIRKEPPSGTFDYSKKLSNQIKNRYSDVLCLDQSRVRLCELSDDEDETSDYINASFMDGYKRSNAYIATQGPLPKTFGDFWRMVWEQMVLLIVMTTRVVERGRVKCGQYWPLEEGRTEQHGYFLVRNTYIQVFQDFKLSLLELYNTQSGERREVCHYLYVSWPDFGVPKSASAMLDFREQVLQRRDAAVQSLGSSWTGPPGGPPVIVHCSAGIGRTGTFCTLDICLSRLEDIGTVDVRQTVRRMRTQRAFSIQTWDQYYFCYTAVIEYAQRHGKLSPVQWSDSDIETDSE; from the exons ATGACCAACTCCAGCTATGGTAATTTTGATTATGAGCTCTGTGTCAAGATCCTCAATTTGCTCAAG GGGGCATTTCCAGCTCGTCTAAAATGTGTCTTCATTGTGTCATCACCTCTTTGGTTTCGAGCACCTTTCGCGGTCCTTCGCCTATTTGTGCGTGAGAAGCTGAGAGAAAGG GTGTGCACGGTGAAAGCTCACGAGTTGGCCAGTCACATCCCAGTCTCCTCCCTTCCTGAACACCTGGGTGGGACATCCCAGTATAGCCATGTGGCTTGGATCCAGTCCTGTgttaacattcaaacaaacactgatcaGGGTGACACACAAGAGCATGACACGCATGACTGTGTGGGAAGCCTGCTACGCTCCTACAGCTTGGATTGCAGCAACACGAGCGCAGGCGCTACACTTTCCCACACCCATATAAATACACAGTTAGGTTCTGAGCTAGCTGTGGCTAACTCTAACTGCtatgatgataataatgctAACCCACACAACCACTGCAGTGTGGTGGAGGGCAGGACTCGAGGCCTTGGCCAGTACCAGCAGAGCCCACATTCTGCTGCCAACAACAGGCTGCAGGGGAACCACCAACACTGGAACGGCTCAGCTGTGAGTGAAGCCAACATGGCTGTAAGTGGCTCAAGCCCCAATGCTAACGTGAATGGTCGTGCCCGCCAAGCTCCTCCCCAGTCAGACACGCCTCCTGACACACCGCTTTCCCAGAAAGGTGATGGGGATGCGGGGGACTGCAAAGCAACAGACTCTGCCCATAGGCCTCAGAATGAGggtgtgaaagaggaggaggaggaggaggaggaggaggaggaagaggaaggggtgCCCCCGCTGCCCCAGAAATCTCTGCCTCGACCAGCGCAGCCGCCTTCCTCTCAATCGGCCCTGTCCTCGTCGTGCGTACTCGATGATGAGGAGCGCTGCATGGAGGTGTCTGTTCACGTGCCCGAGCAGGGAGGCATGTCGGTGCACGAGCTGGTGGAtcatgtgaagaggaggaagaaaaaagggatcTATCAGGAGTACGAGGAGATCCGCAAGGAGCCACCATCAGGCACCTTTGACTACTCCAA GAAATTATCCAATCAGATAAAGAACAGGTACAGTGATGTTCTCTGCCTGGACCAGTCACGAGTGCGACTCTGCGAGCTCTCTGATGACGAGGACGAG ACATCAGATTATATTAATGCCAGTTTCATGGATGGGTACAAGAGGAGCAACGCCTACATTGCAACTCAGG GTCCTTTGCCCAAAACGTTTGGTGATTTCTGGCGCATGGTGTGGGAACAGATGGTACTTCTCATTGTCATGACGACCAG GGTGGTGGAGCGAGGAAGGGTAAAGTGTGGTCAGTACTGGCCTCTGGAGGAGGGCAGGACTGAGCAGCATGGATACTTCTTGGTCAGGAACACATACATCCAGGTGTTCCAGGACTTCAAACTCTCCCTTCTTGAACTCTACAACACACAG TctggagagagacgggaggtgTGCCACTACCTCTACGTCAGCTGGCCCGACTTCGGCGTGCCCAAGAGTGCTTCTGCTATGCTGGACTTCCGTGAGCAAGTTCTTCAAAGGAGGGACGCTGCAGTTCAAAGCCTGGGGTCCAGTTGGACGGGACCTCCAGGAGGCCCCCCTGTCATTGTGCACTGCAGTGCTGGCATTGGCCGCACAG GTACATTCTGTACACTGGACATCTGCCTGTCCCGACTTGAGGACATCGGCACAGTAGATGTCCGTCAGACAGTGCGGCGGATGCGTACACAGCGGGCTTTCAGCATCCAGACCTGGGACCAGTACTATTTCTGCTACACGGCAGTTATTGAGTATGCCCAGCGACACGGGAAACTGAGCCCAGTGCAGTGGTCCGACTCAGACATAGAGACTGACAGCGAATGA
- the ptpn9b gene encoding tyrosine-protein phosphatase non-receptor type 9 isoform X2: MTPEALTRAIRSWNTRIKEGIININPDEEPLRSELLNGKFTVLPGRDAKGAALALFTARLHRPDVTTHKAVLQAIIYQLDKAIESVQTQKDGLIFIYDMTNSSYGNFDYELCVKILNLLKGAFPARLKCVFIVSSPLWFRAPFAVLRLFVREKLRERVCTVKAHELASHIPVSSLPEHLGGTSQYSHVAWIQSCVNIQTNTDQGDTQEHDTHDCVGSLLRSYSLDCSNTSAGATLSHTHINTQLGSELAVANSNCYDDNNANPHNHCSVVEGRTRGLGQYQQSPHSAANNRLQGNHQHWNGSAVSEANMAVSGSSPNANVNGRARQAPPQSDTPPDTPLSQKGDGDAGDCKATDSAHRPQNEGVKEEEEEEEEEEEEEGVPPLPQKSLPRPAQPPSSQSALSSSCVLDDEERCMEVSVHVPEQGGMSVHELVDHVKRRKKKGIYQEYEEIRKEPPSGTFDYSKKLSNQIKNRYSDVLCLDQSRVRLCELSDDEDETSDYINASFMDGYKRSNAYIATQGPLPKTFGDFWRMVWEQMVLLIVMTTRVVERGRVKCGQYWPLEEGRTEQHGYFLVRNTYIQVFQDFKLSLLELYNTQSGERREVCHYLYVSWPDFGVPKSASAMLDFREQVLQRRDAAVQSLGSSWTGPPGGPPVIVHCSAGIGRTGTFCTLDICLSRLEDIGTVDVRQTVRRMRTQRAFSIQTWDQYYFCYTAVIEYAQRHGKLSPVQWSDSDIETDSE, encoded by the exons ATGACACCAGAGGCCTTAACCAGAGCTATAAGGAGTTGG AACACAAGAATCAAAGAGGGCATCATCAATATCAACCCTGACGAGGAGCCCCTTCGCTCTGAGCTGCTTAATGGCAAATTTACAGTCCTG CCTGGCCGTGATGCCAAAGGTGCTGCTTTAGCGCTCTTCACTGCTCGTCTCCATCGGCCAGACGTCACCACCCACAAAGCTGTGCTTCAGGCCATCATCTATCAGCTGGATAAAGCCATAGAGAG TGTACAAACTCAAAAAGATGGACTCATATTTATCTACGACATGACCAACTCCAGCTATGGTAATTTTGATTATGAGCTCTGTGTCAAGATCCTCAATTTGCTCAAG GGGGCATTTCCAGCTCGTCTAAAATGTGTCTTCATTGTGTCATCACCTCTTTGGTTTCGAGCACCTTTCGCGGTCCTTCGCCTATTTGTGCGTGAGAAGCTGAGAGAAAGG GTGTGCACGGTGAAAGCTCACGAGTTGGCCAGTCACATCCCAGTCTCCTCCCTTCCTGAACACCTGGGTGGGACATCCCAGTATAGCCATGTGGCTTGGATCCAGTCCTGTgttaacattcaaacaaacactgatcaGGGTGACACACAAGAGCATGACACGCATGACTGTGTGGGAAGCCTGCTACGCTCCTACAGCTTGGATTGCAGCAACACGAGCGCAGGCGCTACACTTTCCCACACCCATATAAATACACAGTTAGGTTCTGAGCTAGCTGTGGCTAACTCTAACTGCtatgatgataataatgctAACCCACACAACCACTGCAGTGTGGTGGAGGGCAGGACTCGAGGCCTTGGCCAGTACCAGCAGAGCCCACATTCTGCTGCCAACAACAGGCTGCAGGGGAACCACCAACACTGGAACGGCTCAGCTGTGAGTGAAGCCAACATGGCTGTAAGTGGCTCAAGCCCCAATGCTAACGTGAATGGTCGTGCCCGCCAAGCTCCTCCCCAGTCAGACACGCCTCCTGACACACCGCTTTCCCAGAAAGGTGATGGGGATGCGGGGGACTGCAAAGCAACAGACTCTGCCCATAGGCCTCAGAATGAGggtgtgaaagaggaggaggaggaggaggaggaggaggaggaagaggaaggggtgCCCCCGCTGCCCCAGAAATCTCTGCCTCGACCAGCGCAGCCGCCTTCCTCTCAATCGGCCCTGTCCTCGTCGTGCGTACTCGATGATGAGGAGCGCTGCATGGAGGTGTCTGTTCACGTGCCCGAGCAGGGAGGCATGTCGGTGCACGAGCTGGTGGAtcatgtgaagaggaggaagaaaaaagggatcTATCAGGAGTACGAGGAGATCCGCAAGGAGCCACCATCAGGCACCTTTGACTACTCCAA GAAATTATCCAATCAGATAAAGAACAGGTACAGTGATGTTCTCTGCCTGGACCAGTCACGAGTGCGACTCTGCGAGCTCTCTGATGACGAGGACGAG ACATCAGATTATATTAATGCCAGTTTCATGGATGGGTACAAGAGGAGCAACGCCTACATTGCAACTCAGG GTCCTTTGCCCAAAACGTTTGGTGATTTCTGGCGCATGGTGTGGGAACAGATGGTACTTCTCATTGTCATGACGACCAG GGTGGTGGAGCGAGGAAGGGTAAAGTGTGGTCAGTACTGGCCTCTGGAGGAGGGCAGGACTGAGCAGCATGGATACTTCTTGGTCAGGAACACATACATCCAGGTGTTCCAGGACTTCAAACTCTCCCTTCTTGAACTCTACAACACACAG TctggagagagacgggaggtgTGCCACTACCTCTACGTCAGCTGGCCCGACTTCGGCGTGCCCAAGAGTGCTTCTGCTATGCTGGACTTCCGTGAGCAAGTTCTTCAAAGGAGGGACGCTGCAGTTCAAAGCCTGGGGTCCAGTTGGACGGGACCTCCAGGAGGCCCCCCTGTCATTGTGCACTGCAGTGCTGGCATTGGCCGCACAG GTACATTCTGTACACTGGACATCTGCCTGTCCCGACTTGAGGACATCGGCACAGTAGATGTCCGTCAGACAGTGCGGCGGATGCGTACACAGCGGGCTTTCAGCATCCAGACCTGGGACCAGTACTATTTCTGCTACACGGCAGTTATTGAGTATGCCCAGCGACACGGGAAACTGAGCCCAGTGCAGTGGTCCGACTCAGACATAGAGACTGACAGCGAATGA
- the ptpn9b gene encoding tyrosine-protein phosphatase non-receptor type 9 isoform X1, producing the protein MAEALTTQEQLAVEEFLSEVRSREQPHSAGLVSQPTAVKFLMARKFDVSRAIDLFQAYKNTRIKEGIININPDEEPLRSELLNGKFTVLPGRDAKGAALALFTARLHRPDVTTHKAVLQAIIYQLDKAIESVQTQKDGLIFIYDMTNSSYGNFDYELCVKILNLLKGAFPARLKCVFIVSSPLWFRAPFAVLRLFVREKLRERVCTVKAHELASHIPVSSLPEHLGGTSQYSHVAWIQSCVNIQTNTDQGDTQEHDTHDCVGSLLRSYSLDCSNTSAGATLSHTHINTQLGSELAVANSNCYDDNNANPHNHCSVVEGRTRGLGQYQQSPHSAANNRLQGNHQHWNGSAVSEANMAVSGSSPNANVNGRARQAPPQSDTPPDTPLSQKGDGDAGDCKATDSAHRPQNEGVKEEEEEEEEEEEEEGVPPLPQKSLPRPAQPPSSQSALSSSCVLDDEERCMEVSVHVPEQGGMSVHELVDHVKRRKKKGIYQEYEEIRKEPPSGTFDYSKKLSNQIKNRYSDVLCLDQSRVRLCELSDDEDETSDYINASFMDGYKRSNAYIATQGPLPKTFGDFWRMVWEQMVLLIVMTTRVVERGRVKCGQYWPLEEGRTEQHGYFLVRNTYIQVFQDFKLSLLELYNTQSGERREVCHYLYVSWPDFGVPKSASAMLDFREQVLQRRDAAVQSLGSSWTGPPGGPPVIVHCSAGIGRTGTFCTLDICLSRLEDIGTVDVRQTVRRMRTQRAFSIQTWDQYYFCYTAVIEYAQRHGKLSPVQWSDSDIETDSE; encoded by the exons ATGGCGGAAGCCCTGACAACTCAGGAGCAGCTG GCTGTCGAGGAGTTCCTGAGTGAAGTGCGTAGCAGGGAGCAGCCTCACAGTGCTGGGCTTGTCTCCCAACCTACAGCTGTAAAGTTTCTTATGGCCCGCAAATTTGACGTATCCAGAGCTATCGACCTCTTCCAAGCCTACAAG AACACAAGAATCAAAGAGGGCATCATCAATATCAACCCTGACGAGGAGCCCCTTCGCTCTGAGCTGCTTAATGGCAAATTTACAGTCCTG CCTGGCCGTGATGCCAAAGGTGCTGCTTTAGCGCTCTTCACTGCTCGTCTCCATCGGCCAGACGTCACCACCCACAAAGCTGTGCTTCAGGCCATCATCTATCAGCTGGATAAAGCCATAGAGAG TGTACAAACTCAAAAAGATGGACTCATATTTATCTACGACATGACCAACTCCAGCTATGGTAATTTTGATTATGAGCTCTGTGTCAAGATCCTCAATTTGCTCAAG GGGGCATTTCCAGCTCGTCTAAAATGTGTCTTCATTGTGTCATCACCTCTTTGGTTTCGAGCACCTTTCGCGGTCCTTCGCCTATTTGTGCGTGAGAAGCTGAGAGAAAGG GTGTGCACGGTGAAAGCTCACGAGTTGGCCAGTCACATCCCAGTCTCCTCCCTTCCTGAACACCTGGGTGGGACATCCCAGTATAGCCATGTGGCTTGGATCCAGTCCTGTgttaacattcaaacaaacactgatcaGGGTGACACACAAGAGCATGACACGCATGACTGTGTGGGAAGCCTGCTACGCTCCTACAGCTTGGATTGCAGCAACACGAGCGCAGGCGCTACACTTTCCCACACCCATATAAATACACAGTTAGGTTCTGAGCTAGCTGTGGCTAACTCTAACTGCtatgatgataataatgctAACCCACACAACCACTGCAGTGTGGTGGAGGGCAGGACTCGAGGCCTTGGCCAGTACCAGCAGAGCCCACATTCTGCTGCCAACAACAGGCTGCAGGGGAACCACCAACACTGGAACGGCTCAGCTGTGAGTGAAGCCAACATGGCTGTAAGTGGCTCAAGCCCCAATGCTAACGTGAATGGTCGTGCCCGCCAAGCTCCTCCCCAGTCAGACACGCCTCCTGACACACCGCTTTCCCAGAAAGGTGATGGGGATGCGGGGGACTGCAAAGCAACAGACTCTGCCCATAGGCCTCAGAATGAGggtgtgaaagaggaggaggaggaggaggaggaggaggaggaagaggaaggggtgCCCCCGCTGCCCCAGAAATCTCTGCCTCGACCAGCGCAGCCGCCTTCCTCTCAATCGGCCCTGTCCTCGTCGTGCGTACTCGATGATGAGGAGCGCTGCATGGAGGTGTCTGTTCACGTGCCCGAGCAGGGAGGCATGTCGGTGCACGAGCTGGTGGAtcatgtgaagaggaggaagaaaaaagggatcTATCAGGAGTACGAGGAGATCCGCAAGGAGCCACCATCAGGCACCTTTGACTACTCCAA GAAATTATCCAATCAGATAAAGAACAGGTACAGTGATGTTCTCTGCCTGGACCAGTCACGAGTGCGACTCTGCGAGCTCTCTGATGACGAGGACGAG ACATCAGATTATATTAATGCCAGTTTCATGGATGGGTACAAGAGGAGCAACGCCTACATTGCAACTCAGG GTCCTTTGCCCAAAACGTTTGGTGATTTCTGGCGCATGGTGTGGGAACAGATGGTACTTCTCATTGTCATGACGACCAG GGTGGTGGAGCGAGGAAGGGTAAAGTGTGGTCAGTACTGGCCTCTGGAGGAGGGCAGGACTGAGCAGCATGGATACTTCTTGGTCAGGAACACATACATCCAGGTGTTCCAGGACTTCAAACTCTCCCTTCTTGAACTCTACAACACACAG TctggagagagacgggaggtgTGCCACTACCTCTACGTCAGCTGGCCCGACTTCGGCGTGCCCAAGAGTGCTTCTGCTATGCTGGACTTCCGTGAGCAAGTTCTTCAAAGGAGGGACGCTGCAGTTCAAAGCCTGGGGTCCAGTTGGACGGGACCTCCAGGAGGCCCCCCTGTCATTGTGCACTGCAGTGCTGGCATTGGCCGCACAG GTACATTCTGTACACTGGACATCTGCCTGTCCCGACTTGAGGACATCGGCACAGTAGATGTCCGTCAGACAGTGCGGCGGATGCGTACACAGCGGGCTTTCAGCATCCAGACCTGGGACCAGTACTATTTCTGCTACACGGCAGTTATTGAGTATGCCCAGCGACACGGGAAACTGAGCCCAGTGCAGTGGTCCGACTCAGACATAGAGACTGACAGCGAATGA